A genome region from Conger conger chromosome 16, fConCon1.1, whole genome shotgun sequence includes the following:
- the trim35-12 gene encoding E3 ubiquitin-protein ligase TRIM35, whose amino-acid sequence MAVRPRGMSARSGSVLEEELSCPVCCEIFKDPVVLKCSHSFCKACLQQFWRKRTSARECPVCRRRCSATEPPVSLALKNVAETFLRESDGGRAQLHAACPAHAEPLKLFCHQDQEVLCCICHTSKKHSGHRVSPLEEAALDLKEELKKDLSPLKKNLRLLYEAKQHCEDTTVHIKGQTQRTEQLLKEEFEQLHAFLRAEEASRLSLLQEEQERKRLVVKKRTENITREILSLSHAVIAIDNEIATNDVLFLQNYQNTKKRAQCPVQDIDQLPGVLIDVAKHVSNLKYRVWEKMLGTVQYTPVTLDPNTAYAWLSLSEDLTSVTNSGAVQKVPNNPERFDHFVFVLGSQGFDAGRHAWEVDVGGKEDWVLGVVKESLNRKGRISGSPEGGFWTISHCDGEYIAMTTPRTQLELEGPLERVQVQLDYGAGEVTFSNPVDMTTIYTFSDRFTERMFPFFCPGANINGNNAGPLKICPVKVAVWNSATW is encoded by the exons ATGGCGGTGCGTCCGCGGGGCATGTCTGCGCGTTCGGGCTCGGTTCTGGAGGAGGAGCTGTCATGCCCGGTGTGCTGTGAGATATTCAAGGACCCGGTGGTGCTCAAGTGCAGCCACAGCTTCTGCAAGGCCTGCCTGCAGCAGTTCTGGAGGAAGCGCACGTCCGCGCGCGAGTGCCCCGTGTGCCGGCGCCGCTGCTCCGCCACCGAGCCGCCCGTCAGCCTGGCGCTGAAGAACGTGGCCGAGACCTTCCTGCGCGAGAGCGACGGCGGCCGGGCGCAGCTCCACGCCGCCTGCCCCGCCCACGCCGAGCCGCTCAAGCTCTTCTGCCACCAGGACCAGGAAGTGCTCTGCTGCATCTGCCACACGTCCAAGAAGCACAGCGGCCATCGAGTCAGCCCGCTGGAGGAGGCCGCGCTCGACCTCAAG GAGGAACTGAAGAAAGACTTGAGTCCCCTGAAGAAGAACCTGAGGTTACTGTATGAGGCCAAACAACACTGTGAGGACACTACTGTGCATATCAAG GGCCAGACCCAGCGGACGGAGCAGCTGCTGAAGGAGGAGTTTGAGCAGCTCCACGCCTTCCTGCGGGCGGAGGAGGCGTCCAGGCTGTCCctgctgcaggaggagcaggagaggaagaggctgGTGGTGAAGAAGAGGACGGAGAACATCACACGCGAGATCCTGTCCCTGTCCCACGCCGTCATCGCCATCGACAACGAGATCGCCACCAACGACGTCCTCTTCCTTCAG aactACCAGAACACAAAGAAAAG AGCCCAGTGTCCTGTGCAGGACATCGATCAGCTTCCTGGGGTTCTGATCGATGTGGCCAAACACGTGAGCAATCTGAAATacagagtctgggagaagatgctgggaaCAGTTCAATACA CACCTGTGACCCTGGACCCCAACACGGCCTACGCCTGGCTCTCCCTGTCCGAGGACCTGACCAGCGTGACCAACAGCGGTGCGGTTCAGAAGGTGCCCAACAACCCCGAGCGCTTCGACCACTTCGTGTTCGTGCTGGGCTCGCAGGGCTTCGACGCGGGGCGGCACGCCTGGGAGGTGGACGTGGGGGGCAAGGAGGACTGGGTGCTGGGCGTGGTCAAGGAGTCGCTCAACAGGAAGGGGCGGATCTCCGGCAGCCCCGAGGGAGGGTTCTGGACGATTTCGCACTGCGACGGCGAGTACATCGCCATGACGACGCCGCGCACCCAGCTGGAGCTCGAGGGCCCCCTGGAGAGGGTTCAGGTGCAGCTCGACTACGGCGCGGGAGAGGTGACCTTCTCCAACCCCGTCGACATGACGACCATCTACACCTTCAGTGACCGGTTCACCGAGAGGATGTTCCCCTTCTTCTGCCCAGGGGCAAATATCAATGGCAACAACGCCGGGCCCCTCAAGATCTGCCCCGTGAAAGTGGCTGTGTGGAACAGCGCCACTTGGTGA
- the LOC133115208 gene encoding PDZ domain-containing protein GIPC1-like produces the protein MPLGIRRRKKAPPLVESEEAEPARAGLNVDGWEGVGGGRGAGGEQGSLEGLQPGLPPPPLGLRPRLTFHTQLAHGSPTGRIEGFSNVRELYAKIGEAFAIAPTEVMFCTLNTHKVDMEKLLGGQIGLEDFIFAHVKGQKKEVEVFKGEEGLGLTITDNGAGYAFVKRIREGSVIEQMHVISVGDMIESINGQDLIGSRHYEVAKMLKELPKGQNFRMKLVEPMRAFDMVGQRAGGARSSLGAQIGTGRGTLRLWAKGPATVEELPSAFEERAIENVDDLLESYMGIRDKELAATMVELGKDKCHPDEFAEALDETLGDFAFPDEFVFDVWGAISDAKVGLA, from the exons ATGCCGCTGGGCATTAGGCGGAGAAAGAAGGCCCCTCCCCTGGTGGAGAGCGAGGAGGCGGAGCCGGCCCGGGCGGGGCTGAATGTGGACGGCTGGGAGGGCGTCGGGGGAGGGCGGGGCGCAGGAGGGGAGCAGGGCTCTCTGGAGGGGCTGCAGCCGGGCCTGCCCCCTCCGCCCCTGGGCCTGCGGCCGCGCCTCACCTTCCACACCCAGCTGGCGCACGGCAGCCCCACAGGACGCATCGAGGGATTCAGCAACGTGCGCGAGCTCTACGCCAAGATCGGGGAGGCCTTCGCCATCGCGCCGACTGAG gtGATGTTCTGCACGCTGAACACTCACAAGGTGGACATGGAGAAGCTCTTGGGCGGGCAGATTGGGCTGGAGGACTTCATCTTCGCCCACGTGAAGGGGCAGAAGAAGGAGGTTGAGGTGTTTAAGGGCGAGGAGGGCTTGGGCCTTACTATCACCGACAATGGAGCTGGGTACGCTTTCGTCAAG AGAATTAGAGAGGGAAGCGTCATTGAACAGATGCACGTGATCAGTGTGGGGGACATGATAGAATCCATCAACGGGCAGGATTTGATTGGCTCCCGACACTACGAGGTCGCGAAGATGCTGAAGGAGCTTCCCAAGGGGCAGAACTTTCGTATGAAGTTGGTGGAACCAATGAGGGCCTTTG ACATGGTGGGCCAGCGGGCGGGAGGTGCCAGGTCCAGTTTGGGGGCGCAGATTGGAACAGGACGGGGGACACTGCGCCTGTGGGCCAAGGGACCCGCTACTGTGGAGgagctg CCCTCTGCGTTTGAGGAGAGGGCCATTGAGAATGTGGACGACCTGCTGGAGAGTTATATGGGGATCCGAGACAAAGAGCTGG CGGCCACCATGGTGGAGTTGGGGAAGGACAAATGCCACCCAGATGAGTTCGCAGAGGCGCTGGACGAGACGCTGGGCGACTTTGCCTTCCCAGACGAGTTCGTGTTCGATGTGTGGGGCGCCATCAGCGACGCCAAGGTGGGCCTGGCGTAA
- the ndufb7 gene encoding NADH dehydrogenase [ubiquinone] 1 beta subcomplex subunit 7 — MGAHLFRSYVTEPDTEPDPLKPSSFDPQLGFDGRKEREMVATQQQMNDALVPVVQRDYCAHHLMKLMKCKRDNWPNFLACKHERHDWDYCQHVDYVMRMKEFERERRLLVRKKKMAEAQAA, encoded by the exons ATGGGAGCTCACCTATTCCGAAGTTATGTTACGGAGCCGGACACCGAACCAGACCCTCTGAAGCCTTCTTCATTCGACCCGCAGTTGGGCTTTGatgggaggaaagagaggg AGATGGTGGCCACACAGCAGCAGATGAATGACGCCCTGGTCCCTGTGGTCCAACGGGACTACTGCGCCCACCACCTCATGAAACTTATGAAGTGCAAGAGGGACAACTGGCCCAACTTCCTGGCCTGCAAGCACGAGAGACACGATTGGGACTACTGCCAGCATGTAGA ctATGTGATGCGGATGAAAGAATTTGAGCGGGAACGACGGCTGCTGGTCAGGAAGAAGAAGATGGCGGAAGCACAGGCTGCATGA